One window of Brevibacterium pigmentatum genomic DNA carries:
- a CDS encoding M23 family metallopeptidase, translating to MRRRLGLVLTAAALAVVMPVASVVADPRDDKSEVDERVKELQQEFEGLDEDLARVIAERDAAQEKLPDAEAESKAADDALAKAIEKDEDMAARLTSAENAQKDLKDTIKSGTEEIDKHKTSAARIGRQAYQNSGITSDLAMLLQMAEGTSADGGIGRVDSAVRSQQRTIDKLSEQRALNKNNEERLSGVTDKISDLKDEAAEAVLAKEAAQVDAKKKADSLNDLISAKDDAEKTISDNKDKTEKQLADEKAEQERLAEKVREWEKEQEKKGKFVFGDGVLGNPAKGYPTTSPFGYRIHPITGAKKLHTGMDFGVPCGTPIRSAGDGIVVTSGWTGGYGNRVVISHGKIKGNSIASTYNHNTKLKVHDGQRVKKGDIISYSGTTGASTGCHLHFEIMENGGYVDPKPFIF from the coding sequence ATGAGACGCAGACTCGGACTCGTCCTCACGGCAGCTGCGCTGGCAGTGGTCATGCCGGTCGCCTCGGTGGTGGCCGATCCTCGCGACGACAAGAGCGAGGTCGACGAACGCGTCAAGGAACTCCAGCAGGAGTTCGAAGGACTCGACGAGGACCTCGCCCGCGTCATCGCCGAACGCGATGCCGCGCAGGAGAAGCTGCCGGATGCCGAAGCCGAATCGAAGGCCGCCGACGATGCGCTGGCGAAGGCGATCGAGAAGGATGAGGACATGGCCGCGCGCCTGACCTCGGCGGAGAACGCGCAGAAGGATCTCAAGGACACGATCAAGTCCGGCACGGAGGAGATCGACAAGCATAAGACCTCGGCGGCGCGCATCGGACGACAGGCATACCAGAACTCGGGCATCACCTCCGACCTGGCGATGCTGCTGCAGATGGCCGAGGGTACGAGCGCCGACGGCGGCATCGGGCGCGTCGACTCCGCTGTGCGGTCGCAGCAGCGCACGATCGACAAACTCTCCGAACAGCGGGCGCTGAACAAGAACAACGAAGAGCGGCTCTCGGGCGTGACCGATAAGATCTCCGACCTCAAGGACGAAGCCGCCGAGGCGGTGCTGGCCAAGGAAGCCGCGCAGGTCGATGCGAAGAAGAAGGCCGACAGCCTCAACGACCTCATCTCCGCGAAGGACGATGCGGAGAAGACGATCTCCGACAACAAGGACAAGACCGAGAAGCAGCTCGCCGACGAGAAGGCCGAACAGGAGCGTCTGGCCGAGAAGGTCCGGGAGTGGGAGAAGGAACAGGAGAAGAAGGGCAAGTTCGTCTTCGGCGACGGCGTCCTGGGCAACCCGGCCAAGGGATACCCGACGACGTCTCCGTTCGGATACCGCATCCACCCGATCACCGGCGCGAAGAAGCTGCACACCGGAATGGACTTCGGCGTGCCCTGCGGAACCCCGATCCGTTCAGCAGGCGACGGAATCGTCGTCACCTCCGGTTGGACCGGCGGCTACGGCAACCGCGTCGTCATCTCCCACGGCAAGATCAAGGGCAATTCGATCGCGTCGACCTACAACCACAACACGAAGCTCAAGGTCCACGACGGGCAGAGGGTCAAGAAGGGCGACATCATCTCGTACTCCGGCACGACGGGCGCGTCGACCGGCTGCCACCTCCACTTCGAGATCATGGAGAACGGCGGCTACGTCGACCCCAAACCCTTCATCTTCTAA
- the ftsX gene encoding permease-like cell division protein FtsX, producing the protein MRAGFILSEVWSGLRRNFSMVISVVLVTFVSLLFVGAAILLQMQVGQMKDFWYDRVQVSVFLCPPDSEATNCVDGEVTGDQKDQIRAELESSDLAPYVDKVYFEDKTEAYEHFQEQFKGTSLEGTVPKDEMNESFRVKLKDAEKYDIIKESFSSTPGVEEVVDQNQLLDRLFGVLNIATIVAIAIAGIMLLCAMLLIATTIRLSAFSRRRETGIMRLVGASNTFIQMPFLLEGVIASAIGATLSAGALGLLVHFGVSGWLQSQATGFSLISGWDVLLITPVLIIIGVLMAGASSLITLNKYTKV; encoded by the coding sequence ATGAGGGCCGGGTTCATCCTCTCCGAAGTCTGGTCGGGACTGCGCCGGAACTTCTCCATGGTCATCTCCGTCGTGCTCGTGACCTTCGTGTCCCTGCTCTTCGTCGGCGCTGCGATCCTGCTGCAGATGCAGGTCGGGCAGATGAAGGACTTCTGGTACGACCGCGTGCAGGTCTCCGTGTTCCTGTGCCCGCCGGATTCGGAGGCGACGAACTGCGTCGACGGTGAAGTCACGGGAGACCAGAAGGATCAGATCCGGGCCGAACTCGAAAGCTCCGATCTCGCTCCCTATGTCGACAAGGTCTACTTCGAAGACAAGACCGAGGCCTACGAGCACTTCCAGGAGCAGTTCAAGGGCACCAGCCTCGAAGGCACCGTGCCCAAGGACGAGATGAACGAGTCCTTCCGGGTCAAGCTCAAGGACGCCGAGAAGTACGACATCATCAAGGAGTCGTTCTCGTCGACCCCCGGGGTGGAAGAGGTCGTCGACCAGAACCAGCTGCTCGACCGCCTGTTCGGGGTGCTCAATATCGCGACCATCGTGGCGATCGCGATCGCCGGCATCATGCTGCTGTGCGCGATGCTGCTCATCGCCACCACCATCAGACTCTCCGCGTTCTCGAGGCGCCGGGAGACCGGCATCATGAGGCTCGTCGGCGCGTCGAACACCTTCATCCAGATGCCGTTCCTGCTCGAGGGCGTCATCGCCTCGGCCATCGGTGCGACACTGTCCGCCGGTGCCCTGGGACTGCTCGTCCACTTCGGAGTCAGCGGTTGGCTGCAGTCGCAGGCCACGGGATTCAGCCTCATCTCCGGATGGGACGTCCTCCTCATCACCCCCGTACTCATCATCATCGGCGTACTCATGGCCGGAGCATCGTCGCTGATCACGCTCAACAAGTACACGAAGGTCTGA
- the smpB gene encoding SsrA-binding protein SmpB — translation MPKDTGKKVIARNRRARHDYHIEDTWEAGLVLTGTEVKSLREGRASLTDGFALIFQNEAWLENVYIPEYLQGTWTNHSARRRRKLLLHREEILRISQKVKESGRTLVPLELYFDGSRVKVEIALARGKREWDKRQALREAQDKREAERAMKSKQYL, via the coding sequence ATGCCGAAGGACACAGGCAAGAAAGTCATTGCGAGGAATCGCAGGGCGCGCCACGACTATCACATCGAAGACACGTGGGAGGCCGGACTCGTACTCACCGGTACCGAGGTGAAATCGCTGCGCGAAGGCCGAGCATCGCTCACCGACGGTTTCGCCCTCATCTTCCAGAATGAAGCGTGGCTGGAGAACGTCTATATTCCCGAATACCTGCAGGGGACGTGGACGAATCACTCGGCCCGCCGTCGTCGTAAGCTGCTGCTCCACCGCGAGGAGATCCTCAGGATCTCGCAGAAAGTCAAGGAATCCGGCCGGACCCTGGTCCCGCTCGAGCTCTACTTCGACGGTTCACGCGTCAAGGTCGAGATCGCCCTGGCCCGCGGCAAGCGCGAATGGGATAAGCGTCAGGCACTGCGCGAAGCGCAGGACAAACGCGAAGCCGAACGCGCCATGAAGTCCAAGCAGTACCTGTAA
- the ftsE gene encoding cell division ATP-binding protein FtsE translates to MIRFDSVSKSYDTRSRKALDDISFEADRGEFVFLVGASGSGKSTVIRLILREEVPSAGRIHIAGKSVVKMPSWKVPYLRRGIGTVFQDFRLLPNKTVFANVAFALQVIGKSRAAMSTLVPDVLETVGLAGKEKRYPSELSGGEQQRVAIARAVVNKPGILLADEPTGNLDPATSADIMNVLEKINRNGTTVLMATHDGEIVNRMRRRVIELREGEIVRDVEEGTYGVAS, encoded by the coding sequence TTGATCAGATTCGACTCCGTTTCGAAGTCCTACGACACACGTTCCCGCAAAGCACTCGACGACATCTCGTTCGAGGCTGACCGCGGGGAATTCGTGTTCCTCGTCGGGGCCTCCGGTTCGGGAAAGTCCACGGTCATCCGACTCATTCTGCGTGAAGAGGTCCCCAGCGCCGGACGCATCCACATCGCGGGGAAATCCGTGGTGAAGATGCCCAGCTGGAAGGTGCCCTACCTGCGGCGGGGGATCGGAACCGTGTTCCAGGACTTCCGCCTGCTGCCGAACAAGACGGTATTCGCGAACGTCGCCTTCGCCCTCCAGGTGATCGGAAAATCCCGTGCCGCCATGTCGACCCTCGTCCCCGACGTCCTCGAGACCGTGGGTCTGGCCGGCAAGGAGAAGCGGTACCCCAGTGAGCTCTCCGGCGGTGAGCAGCAGCGTGTGGCCATCGCCCGCGCCGTGGTCAACAAACCCGGAATCCTGCTCGCCGACGAGCCGACGGGCAACCTCGACCCGGCCACCAGCGCCGACATCATGAACGTTCTCGAGAAGATCAACCGCAACGGCACCACCGTGCTCATGGCCACCCACGACGGCGAGATCGTCAACCGGATGCGTCGGCGGGTCATCGAACTGCGCGAAGGCGAAATCGTCCGCGACGTCGAAGAGGGCACCTACGGAGTCGCCTCATGA